One region of Triticum aestivum cultivar Chinese Spring chromosome 6B, IWGSC CS RefSeq v2.1, whole genome shotgun sequence genomic DNA includes:
- the LOC123138416 gene encoding uncharacterized protein, whose amino-acid sequence MVSPVVIASAGLGMLAGVAMANRTTGDGLPASSRWDARPRCSTCSGTGQEECLCSRWSDGDVGCGTCSGSGRKRCRSCGGSGTGRPLPARLIVQERKLPTAPARRGDYN is encoded by the coding sequence ATGGTTTCGCCCGTCGTGATCGCGTCGGCGGGACTCGGGATGCTGGCGGGCGTGGCCATGGCAAACCGGACGACGGGCGACGGGCTGCCGGCGTCATCCAGATGGGACGCGCGGCCCCGTTGCTCGACTTGCAGCGGCACCGGCCAGGAGGAGTGCCTCTGCAGCCGTTGGTCCGACGGCGACGTCGGCTGCGGGACGTGCTCTGGCTCCGGCCGCAAGCGGTGCCGCAGCTGCGGAGGCTCTGGCACCGGCCGGCCGCTCCCGGCGCGACTCATCGTCCAGGAGCGGAAGCTGCCGACCGCGCCAGCGCGACGCGGAGACTACAACTGA